A stretch of the Xiphias gladius isolate SHS-SW01 ecotype Sanya breed wild chromosome 21, ASM1685928v1, whole genome shotgun sequence genome encodes the following:
- the si:ch211-157b11.8 gene encoding fibroleukin isoform X2, which yields MIPFGSLSMLPLLSLYVGALLSLDGSPACTHPPCGDSLVAEPIPPGTGVGVGTRACEGQTGTTACRMGVLHPAISDAPRRSEHRHNFPQVKPKTGGVKERLVQLQRCMHSVQETGGPWSHGGQESSSLGAILALMAAVLTECDLHCHSQALGAMAKRLESAAVGREGEKDLLLFLKSITQYQPTVAPLERLHPQDCAEIYRLGITENGIYTIQPDLHRPALEAKCDMETAGGGWTVIQNRQDGSLDFNRTWEEYREGFGSPQGEHWLGNAALYTLTSSGQHQLRIELEDWHQQRRHATYNNFKVASEAQRYRLTAREYSGDAGNALSYSKRYNHDGRSFSTADQDHDRYAAGNCGQYYGAGWWFDACLAANLNGRYYRGRYSGVTNGIYWGTWYILTDGRTGERYSFKRVEMKTRPRNLGGTS from the exons ATGATTCCTTTTGGCTCTCTTAGTATGCTCCCTCTGCTGTCACTGTATGTGGGAGCACTGCTGTCCTTAGATGGATCCCCGGCCTGCACACACCCTCCCTGTGGGGACAGTCTGGTGGCTGAACCCATCCCGCCTGGGACGGGAGTAGGAGTGGGTACCCGGGCCTGTGAGGGTCAGACTGGGACGACGGCCTGCAGGATGGGGGTTTTGCATCCAGCCATCTCAGATGCTCCTCGGAGGTCGGAGCACAGGCATAATTTCCCCCAGGTTAAGCCTAAG ACTGGAGGTGTCAAAGAACGTTTAGTTCAGCTGCAGCGCTGCATGCACTCTGTCCAGGAAACAGGGGGACCCTGGAGTCACGGGGGCCAGGAGAGCAGCTCTCTAGGGGCCATCCTGGCACTAATGGCAGCTGTGCTGACAGAATGTGACCTCCACTGTCACAGCCAGGCCCTTGGGGCGATGGCCAAACGACTGG AGAGTGCAGCTGTgggaagagagggggaaaaagacCTGCTGCTTTTCCTGAAGAGCATCACACAATACCAACCCACAG TCGCCCCATTGGAAAGGTTACATCCTCAGGACTGTGCAGAGATTTACAGGCTTGGCATCACGGAGAATGGAATCTACACCATCCAGCCTGACCTGCACAGGCCAGCACTGGAG GCTAAATGTGACATGGAGACGGCGGGCGGTGGATGGACAGTGATCCAGAATCGGCAGGATGGTTCGCTAGACTTCAACAGGACATGGGAGGAATATCGGGAGGGCTTTGGAAGTCCCCAGGGAGAGCACTGGCTGGGGAACGCGGCGCTGTACACCCTCACCTCCTCTGGCCAACACCAACTCCGAATCGAGCTGGAGGACTGGCACCAACAGAGACGCCATGCTACCTACAACAATTTCAAAGTAGCATCAGAGGCACAGAG gtATCGTCTGACAGCACGGGAGTACTCCGGAGATGCAGGCAATGCCTTGAGCTACAGCAAACGTTACAACCACGACGGCAGATCCTTCAGCACTGCTGACCAGGACCATGACCGCTATGCAGCTGGAAACTGTGGTCAGTACTATGGTGCAGGCTGGTGGTTTGATGCCTGCCTGGCAGCTAACCTGAATGGACGGTACTACCGTGGGCGCTACAGTGGGGTGACCAACGGTATCTACTGGGGGACATGGTACATCCTGACAGACGGACGAACTGGAGAACGCTACTCCTTCAAGAGGGTGGAGATGAAAACAAGACCCAGGAACCTTGGGGGGACTTCCTAA
- the si:ch211-157b11.8 gene encoding fibroleukin isoform X1 has protein sequence MIPFGSLSMLPLLSLYVGALLSLDGSPACTHPPCGDSLVAEPIPPGTGVGVGTRACEGQTGTTACRMGVLHPAISDAPRRSEHRHNFPQVKPKTGGVKERLVQLQRCMHSVQETGGPWSHGGQESSSLGAILALMAAVLTECDLHCHSQALGAMAKRLESAAVGREGEKDLLLFLKSITQYQPTGKSAKSDHMIQLLLNSKSNKNVCLWFSVAPLERLHPQDCAEIYRLGITENGIYTIQPDLHRPALEAKCDMETAGGGWTVIQNRQDGSLDFNRTWEEYREGFGSPQGEHWLGNAALYTLTSSGQHQLRIELEDWHQQRRHATYNNFKVASEAQRYRLTAREYSGDAGNALSYSKRYNHDGRSFSTADQDHDRYAAGNCGQYYGAGWWFDACLAANLNGRYYRGRYSGVTNGIYWGTWYILTDGRTGERYSFKRVEMKTRPRNLGGTS, from the exons ATGATTCCTTTTGGCTCTCTTAGTATGCTCCCTCTGCTGTCACTGTATGTGGGAGCACTGCTGTCCTTAGATGGATCCCCGGCCTGCACACACCCTCCCTGTGGGGACAGTCTGGTGGCTGAACCCATCCCGCCTGGGACGGGAGTAGGAGTGGGTACCCGGGCCTGTGAGGGTCAGACTGGGACGACGGCCTGCAGGATGGGGGTTTTGCATCCAGCCATCTCAGATGCTCCTCGGAGGTCGGAGCACAGGCATAATTTCCCCCAGGTTAAGCCTAAG ACTGGAGGTGTCAAAGAACGTTTAGTTCAGCTGCAGCGCTGCATGCACTCTGTCCAGGAAACAGGGGGACCCTGGAGTCACGGGGGCCAGGAGAGCAGCTCTCTAGGGGCCATCCTGGCACTAATGGCAGCTGTGCTGACAGAATGTGACCTCCACTGTCACAGCCAGGCCCTTGGGGCGATGGCCAAACGACTGG AGAGTGCAGCTGTgggaagagagggggaaaaagacCTGCTGCTTTTCCTGAAGAGCATCACACAATACCAACCCACAGGTAAGAGTGCTAAGAGTGATCACATGATACAACTGTTGCTGAATAGTAAGTcgaataaaaatgtatgtttgtggtTCTCAGTCGCCCCATTGGAAAGGTTACATCCTCAGGACTGTGCAGAGATTTACAGGCTTGGCATCACGGAGAATGGAATCTACACCATCCAGCCTGACCTGCACAGGCCAGCACTGGAG GCTAAATGTGACATGGAGACGGCGGGCGGTGGATGGACAGTGATCCAGAATCGGCAGGATGGTTCGCTAGACTTCAACAGGACATGGGAGGAATATCGGGAGGGCTTTGGAAGTCCCCAGGGAGAGCACTGGCTGGGGAACGCGGCGCTGTACACCCTCACCTCCTCTGGCCAACACCAACTCCGAATCGAGCTGGAGGACTGGCACCAACAGAGACGCCATGCTACCTACAACAATTTCAAAGTAGCATCAGAGGCACAGAG gtATCGTCTGACAGCACGGGAGTACTCCGGAGATGCAGGCAATGCCTTGAGCTACAGCAAACGTTACAACCACGACGGCAGATCCTTCAGCACTGCTGACCAGGACCATGACCGCTATGCAGCTGGAAACTGTGGTCAGTACTATGGTGCAGGCTGGTGGTTTGATGCCTGCCTGGCAGCTAACCTGAATGGACGGTACTACCGTGGGCGCTACAGTGGGGTGACCAACGGTATCTACTGGGGGACATGGTACATCCTGACAGACGGACGAACTGGAGAACGCTACTCCTTCAAGAGGGTGGAGATGAAAACAAGACCCAGGAACCTTGGGGGGACTTCCTAA